The DNA segment TCACGCTACAAGCTGCAAGAGAAGAGTTCTCAACTCGGCTCTTGCAGCCCTCCCCCCCTTTCCCGCTCCAGACTTGCCACTCACCGCTGCTCCCCTGCGCCCCATTGTCGCACCCTTCTAAAGCACACCTTTCCCCTCCCGCCATTCGGGTCTACGCTTGTTCCGACAGTAGACCGGTGTTGAGCGGTCGCAGACCGACTTGCACGCGATGAGTCTGACATTCAAGCAAGGTGACAGGCGCAAAGGCTGACAGTTACCGGCTGTCACGCCATTGACCATTCGTCACTGCGCCAGCTTGTTTGCCCAGACCTGCGCGCAAGTGCCTGCACCCCTGCAAAATTCCTGTCCAACCCGTCAGCTTTTCATTTTTGATTTTGTCCTTACGCCAAACATGGAAAGGGCGCAGAATCTGGTTTGTAAAGCATTGACGCAGGTCAGCGTTACGTTGCAATGGCACCCCGCTTTCTCCATACTTGCGACCGATTTTTATCCTAATAAAACACCTAAACCGTGGAACCTTAGAATGAGCACAGCAATCAGTCCGACTGCTTATAACTATAAGGTAGTCCGCCAGTTCGCCATCATGACGGTGGTCTGGGGGATCCTTGGCATGGGGCTCGGTGTCTTCATCGCCTCGCAACTGGTCTGGCCGGAGTTGAACTTCGACCTGCCATGGACGACGTTTGGACGCCTACGCCCGCTGCACACCAACCTGGTGATCTTCGCCTTCGGCGGATGTGCACTGTTTGCCACTTCCTACTATGTCGTGCAGCGAACCTGCCAGACGCGACTGATTTCCGACGGTCTCGCCGCCTTCACCTTCTGGGGCTGGCAAGCGGTTATCGTGGGCGCCATCATCACCCTGCCAATGGGCTTCACCACCACCAAGGAATACGCGGAATTGGAATGGCCCCTTGCCATCCTTCTGGCGATCGTCTGGGTGACCTACGGCATCGTGTTCTTTGGCACCATCGTCAAGCGCAAGACCAAGCACATCTACGTTGGCAACTGGTTCTACGGCGCATTCATCGTCGTGACGGCGATGCTGCACATCGTCAACCACGCCTCGTTGCCGGTGAGTTTCTTCAAGTCCTACTCGGCCTACGCCGGTGCGACCGATGCGATGATCCAGTGGTGGTACGGCCACAACGCCGTAGGGTTCTTCCTGACCACGGGCTTTCTGGGGATGATGTACTACTTCGTGCCGAAACAGGCCGAGCGTCCGATCTACTCCTATCGCCTGTCCATCGTGCACTTCTGGGCACTGATCACCCTGTATATCTGGGCCGGCCCGCACCACCTGCACTACACCGCACTGCCGGATTGGGCACAGTCCCTGGGCATGGCCATGTCGATCATCCTGCTGGCTCCGAGCTGGGGCGGCATGATCAACGGCATGATGACCCTGTCGGGCGCCTGGCATAAGCTGCGCACCGACCCGATCCTGCGCTTTCTGGTGGTGTCGCTGGCGTTCTACGGCATGTCGACCTTCGAAGGCCCGATGATGGCCATCAAGACCGTCAACTCGCTGTCTCACTACACCGATTGGACCATCGGCCACGTACACGCCGGCGCTCTCGGCTGGGTAG comes from the Pseudomonas shahriarae genome and includes:
- the ccoN gene encoding cytochrome-c oxidase, cbb3-type subunit I, with protein sequence MSTAISPTAYNYKVVRQFAIMTVVWGILGMGLGVFIASQLVWPELNFDLPWTTFGRLRPLHTNLVIFAFGGCALFATSYYVVQRTCQTRLISDGLAAFTFWGWQAVIVGAIITLPMGFTTTKEYAELEWPLAILLAIVWVTYGIVFFGTIVKRKTKHIYVGNWFYGAFIVVTAMLHIVNHASLPVSFFKSYSAYAGATDAMIQWWYGHNAVGFFLTTGFLGMMYYFVPKQAERPIYSYRLSIVHFWALITLYIWAGPHHLHYTALPDWAQSLGMAMSIILLAPSWGGMINGMMTLSGAWHKLRTDPILRFLVVSLAFYGMSTFEGPMMAIKTVNSLSHYTDWTIGHVHAGALGWVAMISIGALYHMIPKLYGRAQMHSTSLINTHFWLATIGTVLYIASMWVNGITQGLMWRAINDDGTLTYSFVEALQASHPGFIVRALGGAFFASGMLFMAYNVWRTVRASNPVEAEAATKIAVVGAH